The genome window CTCCGCGAGGCTCGGAGGAGGAGACCCCGCTGGCAATGCCCGCCTGCGCGTGGCGCTGGGCCTGGCCCGCGACGCCAACATTCCCAAGGACACCATTGAGCGTGCCGTCAAGAAGGGCACCGGTGAGCTGGAAGGGGAGAGCTACGAAGAGGTGATGTACGAGGGCTACGGCCCCGGCGGCGCGGCCGTGCTCGTCGAGTGTGTCACCGACAACCGCAACCGCACCTCCGCGGACGTGCGCTCCGCGTTCGGCCGTCACGGCGGCAACCTGGGCGCCGAGGGCGCGGTGGCCTGGATGTTCCAGAAGAAGGGCGTCGTCACCGTCAAGCCGGGCCCCTCCGAGGACACGGTGCTGGAGAAGGCGCTGGAGGCGGGCGCCGAGGACGTGGTGCCCCAGGGCGCGGACGGCTTCGAGGTGCGCTGCGCGCCGGCGGACCTGCACACGGTGGCCACGGCCCTGGAGGCCGGGGGCCTCTCGCTGGGCGAGCAGAAGTGGGTGTATCTACCGCAGAATACGCTCCAGCTCGACGGCGACAACGCCAAGAAGATGCTCAAGCTGCTGGATGCGCTCGACGAGAACGACGACGTGCAGAACGTGCACGCGAACTTCGAGATCGAGGAGTCCCTGATGGAGTCCTTGTCGCAGTAGCAGCAGGTGGAATGGAGTCAACGGTGCGCGTCCTCGGTGTGGACCCCGGCAGTCGCTTCATGGGCTACGGCGTGGTGGAAGAGAAGCGGGGCCGCCTGGTGCACGTGGGCCACGGCGTCATCAAGGTCGACGAGGACGCGCCCCTGGCCCTGCGCCTGAAGGAGCTGCACGCGGCGCTCAGCGCCCAGCTCGCGCACTTCCGTCCGGAGGCGGTGGCCGTGGAGGGCGTGTTCACCTTCCGCAACGCGAGAAGCGCGCTGGTGCTGGGACACGCGCGCGGCGTGGCGCTGCTGGCGGCGGCCCAGGTGGCGCTGCCCGTCTTCGAGTACCCGCCCGCGAAGGTGAAGAAGTCGGTGGGCGCCGGCGGCGCGGACGGCAAGGACGCCGTGGCGCGGATGGTGAAGACGTTGCTGGGGCTGCAGGCGGTGGACCTGGGGCGCGCGGACGCGAGCGATGCCTTGGCCGTGGCGCTGTGCCACCTCAATCACGGGCGTTCCGCCATTCCCACGGCGGGCCCGACCACGAAGAAGCGCAAGGGCGCCGCGGCGCTGCTCGCGGACAGGCTGGCGCCGTCCTATCGGCGCCCGGAGGCGGGATGATTGCTCGGCTGCGGGGCGTGGTGCTGGAGAAGGACGCCGAGGACGCCGTCATCGACGTGCAGGGCGTGGGCTACCGGGTGAACCTCTCCACCCTGTCGTTGGGCAAGCTGCCCCCGGAGGGCCAGCCGGTGGAGGTGCGCATCCGCACCGTGGTGCGCGAGGACGCCTTCGAGCTGTTCGGCTTCCTCACCAAGGCCGAAGAGGATGTCTTCCTGCTGCTCAACGGCGTCTCCCGCGTGGGCCCCCGCATGGCGCTGGGCGTGCTGTCCGGCATGGAGGTGCCGGAGCTGGTGGCGGCCCTGTCGCGCGGCGAGGTGGCCCGGCTGGCGAAGATCCACGGCGTCGGGAAGAAGACCGCCGAGCGGCTGGTGCTGGAGCTCAAGGACAAGATGAAGAACGTCCACCTGGAGGCGGTCTCCCGGGGCACCGCCCCCGCACCGGCCAGCGCCACCCAGTCCGACCTGGTCTCCGCCCTCCTCAACCTGGGCTACAAGCCCCCGCAGGCGGAGAAGGCCGCGGAGCTCGCCACCAGCCGGCTGGGCGCCGACGCCTCCTTCCAGGACCTGTTCCGCGAGGCCCTTAAGTCCCTCCGGGCAGGGGGCTGATGCCTTCCAGACAGCCTCGTCCCCGGGTGTAGCGGGGAGGCCAATTCAAGACCTCCCTGTACAGCCCGCACAACCGTTTCTCCTCTAAGAAATCGAAACGGTCCGAGGTCCGACGGGCCCGGTGTCCTCCGCGTGGCACCCGTTGGCCTACGTCGCAGCATGGCGGACACCCTGAGCCTCCCGGTTCCCACGGTGAGTAGCGGGTTCCGCCACCGGT of Myxococcus fulvus contains these proteins:
- a CDS encoding YebC/PmpR family DNA-binding transcriptional regulator; the protein is MSGHNRWSKIKRQKAAMGATKGKLYSKVIKEITVSARLGGGDPAGNARLRVALGLARDANIPKDTIERAVKKGTGELEGESYEEVMYEGYGPGGAAVLVECVTDNRNRTSADVRSAFGRHGGNLGAEGAVAWMFQKKGVVTVKPGPSEDTVLEKALEAGAEDVVPQGADGFEVRCAPADLHTVATALEAGGLSLGEQKWVYLPQNTLQLDGDNAKKMLKLLDALDENDDVQNVHANFEIEESLMESLSQ
- the ruvC gene encoding crossover junction endodeoxyribonuclease RuvC, producing the protein MRVLGVDPGSRFMGYGVVEEKRGRLVHVGHGVIKVDEDAPLALRLKELHAALSAQLAHFRPEAVAVEGVFTFRNARSALVLGHARGVALLAAAQVALPVFEYPPAKVKKSVGAGGADGKDAVARMVKTLLGLQAVDLGRADASDALAVALCHLNHGRSAIPTAGPTTKKRKGAAALLADRLAPSYRRPEAG
- the ruvA gene encoding Holliday junction branch migration protein RuvA → MIARLRGVVLEKDAEDAVIDVQGVGYRVNLSTLSLGKLPPEGQPVEVRIRTVVREDAFELFGFLTKAEEDVFLLLNGVSRVGPRMALGVLSGMEVPELVAALSRGEVARLAKIHGVGKKTAERLVLELKDKMKNVHLEAVSRGTAPAPASATQSDLVSALLNLGYKPPQAEKAAELATSRLGADASFQDLFREALKSLRAGG